From one Synechocystis sp. PCC 6803 substr. PCC-P genomic stretch:
- a CDS encoding GH116 family glycosyl hydrolase, giving the protein MSLLVQKPEIPACAWQRSIGKDWEKPYTVRYASNLDDGPDHGMPLGGFGAGCIGRSPTGKFNLWHLDGGNHIFKNLPACQFSVYEQVAGEEAKAYAMATEAPEDGSLDRWQWYPKEKGEYSALYPRSWYEYKDVFKSELICEQFSPVWGGNYQESSYPLAVFDWTVHNPTDKPITLSIMLTWQNSVGWFTNAIKSPTVKLRDDGSPEYEYQPRWGDSTGNFNQWIQDGFRVGCLFNRVQPHEALREGEGQMCIASVSNPSVEVFYHNRWNPSGDGADVWDWFAGNGSLPDIQDETAAEPGEQIAGAICLRFTVRPGKTKKIPFLLAWDLPITEFAQGVTYYRRYTDFYGRNGKNVWSMIRTALKHSDTWRKKIEAWQAPILENPRLPDWLKMSLFNELYLLTQGGTLWTAATENDPVGQFGVCECMDYRWYESLDVRLYGSFGLLMHWPKLEQAVMLAFARAIPTEDPKERVIGYNLSLAPRKVKNATPHDLGAPNEHPWERSNYTAYQDCNLWKDLGSDFVLLVYRDFLLLPDADGEFLGECWPSIVAALDYLKGFDLDNDGIPENSGAPDQTFDDWRLQGISAYCGGLWIAALEAALVMGQYLLENPPQQTDLDAMEIQTAIARYETWLAQARSLYQDTLWNGEYYNLDSQSGSKVVMADQLCGQFYARLLNLPDVVEHHYAEKALAKVYDTCFLKFAHGELGAANGLLPDGSPQNPNDTHPLEVWTGINFGLAAFLIQMGMKEEALKMTETVVNQVYNNGLQFRTPEAITAVGTFRASHYLRAMAIWAVYGLLEGFSNLPIAPADDEVPTSDFY; this is encoded by the coding sequence ATGTCCCTGTTAGTCCAGAAACCTGAAATTCCTGCCTGCGCTTGGCAACGATCCATTGGTAAGGATTGGGAAAAGCCCTACACTGTACGCTACGCCAGTAACCTTGACGATGGCCCGGACCATGGTATGCCCCTAGGGGGGTTTGGAGCCGGTTGCATTGGGCGATCGCCAACGGGGAAATTTAACCTGTGGCATTTGGACGGGGGCAACCACATTTTTAAAAATTTGCCTGCTTGTCAATTTAGTGTTTACGAACAGGTGGCAGGGGAAGAAGCCAAAGCCTATGCCATGGCAACGGAAGCCCCTGAAGATGGCAGTTTGGACCGTTGGCAATGGTACCCCAAAGAAAAGGGAGAATACAGCGCCCTCTATCCCCGCAGTTGGTACGAATATAAAGACGTTTTTAAAAGTGAATTAATTTGTGAACAGTTTTCCCCAGTGTGGGGCGGCAACTACCAGGAAAGTAGCTATCCCCTGGCGGTTTTTGATTGGACTGTCCATAATCCCACCGATAAACCCATCACCCTGAGCATTATGCTCACCTGGCAGAACAGCGTTGGCTGGTTCACCAATGCCATCAAATCCCCCACTGTCAAATTGCGGGACGATGGTAGCCCAGAGTATGAATACCAACCCCGCTGGGGCGACAGTACAGGGAATTTTAACCAATGGATCCAGGATGGTTTCCGGGTTGGTTGTTTATTTAATCGGGTACAACCCCACGAAGCCCTCCGGGAAGGGGAAGGGCAAATGTGCATCGCCAGCGTTAGTAATCCCAGCGTAGAAGTGTTTTACCATAACCGTTGGAATCCCAGTGGGGATGGGGCAGATGTGTGGGATTGGTTTGCGGGCAATGGCTCCCTACCGGATATCCAGGATGAAACGGCGGCGGAACCGGGGGAACAAATTGCGGGAGCTATCTGTTTACGCTTCACTGTGCGACCAGGAAAAACGAAGAAAATTCCCTTCCTACTGGCGTGGGATTTGCCCATTACGGAATTTGCCCAGGGGGTGACCTATTACCGCCGCTATACGGATTTCTACGGCCGCAATGGCAAAAATGTTTGGTCCATGATCCGCACGGCGTTGAAACATAGCGATACCTGGCGGAAAAAAATTGAAGCTTGGCAGGCTCCCATTCTGGAAAATCCCCGTTTACCGGATTGGCTCAAAATGTCCCTCTTTAATGAGTTATACCTGTTAACCCAGGGGGGAACCCTGTGGACAGCGGCGACGGAAAACGACCCAGTCGGGCAGTTTGGGGTCTGTGAATGCATGGACTACCGCTGGTATGAAAGCTTAGATGTGCGGCTTTACGGCTCCTTTGGGCTATTGATGCATTGGCCTAAGTTGGAGCAGGCGGTGATGTTGGCGTTTGCCCGAGCCATTCCCACGGAAGATCCCAAGGAACGGGTAATTGGCTATAACCTTTCCCTCGCTCCCCGCAAAGTGAAAAATGCCACTCCCCACGATCTGGGGGCTCCCAACGAGCATCCTTGGGAAAGGAGTAATTACACTGCTTACCAGGACTGTAACCTCTGGAAGGATTTGGGCAGTGACTTTGTTTTATTGGTCTATCGAGACTTTTTACTTTTACCCGATGCGGATGGGGAATTTTTGGGGGAATGTTGGCCCAGCATTGTGGCGGCGTTGGATTATCTGAAAGGATTTGATCTTGATAACGATGGTATTCCCGAAAATTCCGGCGCACCGGATCAAACCTTTGACGATTGGCGCTTGCAGGGTATTAGTGCCTACTGTGGTGGGCTATGGATTGCGGCCCTAGAGGCGGCTTTGGTGATGGGGCAATATCTGCTGGAAAACCCCCCCCAACAAACGGATCTAGATGCTATGGAAATCCAAACGGCGATCGCCAGGTATGAAACTTGGTTAGCCCAAGCCCGTAGTTTGTACCAAGACACCCTTTGGAATGGGGAATACTACAACCTAGATAGTCAAAGCGGTTCCAAGGTGGTGATGGCGGATCAACTGTGTGGGCAATTTTATGCCCGGTTATTGAATCTGCCGGATGTGGTGGAGCACCATTACGCTGAAAAGGCTTTAGCCAAGGTGTACGACACCTGTTTCCTCAAATTTGCCCATGGTGAACTGGGAGCCGCCAATGGTCTTTTACCCGACGGTTCCCCCCAAAATCCCAACGATACCCATCCCTTGGAAGTTTGGACGGGGATTAACTTCGGTTTAGCGGCCTTTTTGATCCAAATGGGCATGAAAGAAGAAGCTTTAAAAATGACAGAGACGGTGGTTAATCAGGTGTATAACAATGGTTTACAGTTCCGCACTCCAGAGGCAATCACTGCGGTGGGTACTTTCCGGGCGAGTCATTATCTGCGGGCCATGGCAATCTGGGCTGTGTACGGCTTGCTAGAGGGTTTTAGCAATTTACCCATTGCTCCCGCCGATGACGAGGTACCCACTAGCGATTTTTATTGA
- a CDS encoding UPF0175 family protein: protein MSVIVPEDILTATPMTEAEMRQEIAIMLFQREKLTLAEASRFAEMHRVPFHHQLSRFPIEKAIAKRSVKSYSGE from the coding sequence GTGAGCGTTATTGTCCCTGAAGATATTTTGACGGCAACCCCCATGACTGAAGCTGAAATGCGCCAGGAAATTGCCATTATGCTTTTTCAGAGAGAAAAATTGACCCTGGCCGAAGCCAGTCGCTTTGCGGAGATGCATAGAGTTCCATTCCACCATCAACTTTCTAGGTTCCCCATTGAAAAGGCGATCGCCAAAAGATCAGTCAAGTCATATTCCGGCGAATGA
- a CDS encoding Rpn family recombination-promoting nuclease/putative transposase: protein MFDNLCKFLAESFSEDYAAWLLGRPIKLTKLSPTELSLEPIRADSLILEQSEDLVLHLEFQTEPDPTMGFRMLDYRVRVYRRFPQKTMHQFVIYLKRSNNDLVYQDSFQVGETLHRYQAIRLWEQPSETFLQSPGLLPLAVLTQTSDPTLKLREVATALEQIEDNRVKANLMAATSVFGGILLAPELIKTILRSEIMKESAVYQEILEEGKIAGKLEGRLEAKLETIPLLKKLGLTIAEIAKELDIDVELVNKFVANQNN, encoded by the coding sequence ATGTTTGACAATCTGTGCAAATTTCTGGCCGAATCCTTTTCCGAAGACTATGCCGCCTGGTTACTGGGACGACCCATTAAATTGACTAAGCTGAGTCCGACGGAACTTTCCCTGGAGCCAATTCGGGCTGACTCCCTGATTTTGGAGCAATCGGAAGACTTGGTGTTGCATCTGGAATTCCAAACGGAGCCTGACCCCACCATGGGCTTTCGGATGTTGGACTATCGGGTAAGGGTTTATCGTCGTTTCCCCCAGAAGACTATGCACCAATTTGTCATCTACCTGAAACGTAGTAACAATGATTTAGTTTATCAGGATAGTTTTCAGGTGGGGGAGACTTTACACCGTTATCAAGCGATTCGGCTTTGGGAGCAACCATCGGAGACATTTCTCCAAAGTCCAGGGTTATTACCCCTAGCGGTATTGACGCAGACCTCTGACCCTACATTAAAATTGAGGGAAGTGGCGACTGCATTGGAACAGATTGAGGATAATCGGGTTAAGGCAAATCTCATGGCAGCAACCTCTGTTTTTGGAGGGATTCTGTTGGCCCCTGAGCTGATCAAGACAATTTTAAGGAGTGAAATTATGAAAGAATCCGCTGTCTATCAAGAAATTTTAGAGGAGGGTAAAATTGCCGGCAAACTAGAAGGTAGGCTGGAGGCGAAACTAGAAACCATACCCCTGTTGAAGAAATTAGGTCTTACAATTGCCGAAATTGCCAAGGAGTTAGATATTGATGTTGAACTGGTTAATAAATTCGTTGCTAACCAAAATAATTAA